The Populus alba chromosome 6, ASM523922v2, whole genome shotgun sequence genome contains a region encoding:
- the LOC118058220 gene encoding uncharacterized protein, which yields MVMIQPEEENEETVIQNLPKPQPTASTSKTTTSDTTTTKDNGSDSDGFETASERGVSDNEEEDIVNKGINPENSAEDQQQQHTQNDAELIQRGVEEGNEAKLEGNKLFGNGQYEEALLQYELALQVAPQDVPSSFELRSICHFNRGVCFLKLGKYEDTIKECSRALELNPSYMKALVRRGEAHEKLEHFEEAIADMKKTLEFDPSNDQAKKTIRRLEPLAAEKREKMKEEMIGKLKEMGNSLLGRFGMSVDNFKAVQDPNTGSYSISFQR from the exons ATGGTGATGATCCAaccagaagaagaaaacgaaGAGACCGTAATACAAAATCTACCAAAGCCTCAACCAACAGCTTCAACATCAAAAACCACCACCAGCGACACCACCACAACAAAGGATAACGGAAGCGACTCCGATGGGTTTGAAACGGCAAGCGAGCGCGGAGTCAGCGAcaacgaagaagaagatattGTCAATAAGGGAATCAACCCCGAAAACAGCGCTGAggatcaacaacaacaacatactCAAAACGACGCCGAATTGATTCAG AGAGGCGTAGAAGAAGGAAATGAAGCAAAATTGGAAGGCAATAAATTGTTTGGGAATGGGCAGTATGAGGAGGCATTACTACAGTATGAACTTGCTTTACAAGTTGCCCCACAGGACGTGCCATCATCCTTCGAGTTGCGTTCCATTTGCCATTTCAATCGTGGCGTTTGCTTCTTGAAATTG ggaaaatACGAGGACACAATCAAGGAATGCTCAAGGGCGTTAGAATTGAATCCTTCTTACATGAAAGCTCTTGTTAGAAGAGGAGAGGCTCATGAAAAGCTCGAGCATTTTGAGGAGGCTATTGCTG aTATGAAAAAAACCTTGGAATTTGATCCTTCAAATGACCAAGCAAAGAAAACCATTCGCCGCTTGGAGCCACTTGCTGCAGAAAAGCGAGAAAAGATGAAGGAAGAGATGATTG GAAAGCTGAAAGAGATGGGAAACTCTTTGCTAGGTCGCTTTGGCATGAGCGTTGACAACTTCAAAGCTGTTCAAGATCCGAATACTGGTTCCTATTCCATTTCATTCCAACGTTAG